The Burkholderia lata genome contains a region encoding:
- a CDS encoding GntR family transcriptional regulator — METGWSELAPDPLSDTPLYLQLARNLASAIHAGAWRAGEALPSERLLSVSVGVSRITARRALALLVEQGLIKRARGAGSFITPRVADPLSRLVGFTAKMQQRGFVPDSVWLSRTLRAANRDEITRLGLAPGATVARLERLRRADGIVMAVEHSTLPAAVVPDPQVLGALLYEYLEARGMTVVRALQHFRAANATHAIAKWMAVKPGSALLVITRIGYGADQRAIEMSETYCRDDYYDFVAELKR; from the coding sequence ATGGAAACCGGCTGGTCCGAACTGGCGCCCGATCCCCTCAGCGACACGCCGCTCTATCTGCAGCTCGCCCGCAACCTGGCGAGCGCGATCCACGCCGGCGCGTGGCGAGCCGGCGAGGCGCTCCCGTCGGAGCGGCTACTGTCGGTGTCGGTCGGTGTATCGCGGATCACGGCCCGTCGCGCACTCGCGCTGCTGGTCGAGCAGGGGCTGATCAAGCGGGCGCGCGGGGCGGGCAGTTTCATCACGCCACGCGTCGCCGATCCGCTGTCGCGTCTCGTCGGCTTCACCGCGAAGATGCAGCAGCGCGGCTTCGTGCCCGATTCGGTGTGGCTGTCGCGCACGCTGCGCGCCGCAAACCGCGACGAGATCACGCGTCTCGGCCTCGCGCCCGGCGCGACGGTGGCGCGGCTCGAACGGCTGCGCCGCGCGGACGGCATCGTGATGGCGGTCGAGCACTCGACGCTGCCGGCCGCGGTGGTGCCCGATCCGCAGGTGCTCGGTGCGTTGCTGTACGAATACCTCGAAGCGCGCGGGATGACCGTCGTGCGCGCGCTGCAGCACTTTCGCGCGGCGAACGCCACCCACGCGATCGCGAAATGGATGGCGGTGAAGCCGGGTTCGGCCCTGCTGGTGATCACGCGGATCGGCTACGGCGCCGATCAGCGCGCGATCGAAATGAGTGAAACGTATTGCCGCGACGATTACTACGACTTCGTCGCCGAACTGAAACGCTGA
- the nagA gene encoding N-acetylglucosamine-6-phosphate deacetylase has product MLTGNILTPDGWIHGSLDSENGRITTLDGKPVDPAKNDAPYILPGFIDLHVHGGGGADVMEGGDAIETIARTHAQFGTTSLLATTMTAPRDELMKVVGNLGSVARTRTPGGARVLGVHLEGPYINPGKLGAQPDAAVSAVLDEVLKYLSIAPIRVVTLAPEIAGHIEIIGEMAARGVRVQLGHSLATYDDAVAALKHGACGFTHLFNAMSPLHHRNPGLVGAALAHAEYAEIIPDLLHVHPGAIRAALRAIPRLYVVTDSTSATGMPDGEYRLGSQHVTKCLGGVRLADGTLAGSTLTMDQALRNLVSLGLPIADVSNRMSRYAADYLGVTDRGRLERGAWADLAVFDRDLNLTATYVEGESIVEYA; this is encoded by the coding sequence ATGCTGACTGGAAACATCCTTACCCCCGACGGCTGGATTCACGGTTCGCTCGATAGCGAGAACGGCCGCATTACGACCCTCGACGGCAAGCCCGTCGATCCCGCGAAGAACGACGCGCCTTACATCCTGCCCGGCTTCATCGACCTGCACGTGCACGGTGGTGGTGGCGCCGACGTGATGGAAGGCGGCGACGCGATCGAGACGATCGCCCGCACGCACGCGCAATTCGGCACGACGAGCCTGCTCGCGACGACGATGACCGCGCCGCGCGACGAACTGATGAAAGTCGTCGGCAACCTCGGCAGCGTCGCGCGCACCCGCACGCCGGGCGGCGCGCGCGTGCTCGGCGTGCATCTCGAAGGCCCGTACATCAACCCCGGCAAGCTCGGCGCGCAGCCCGACGCGGCCGTGTCGGCCGTGCTCGACGAAGTGCTGAAGTACCTGTCGATCGCGCCGATCCGCGTCGTCACGCTCGCGCCGGAAATCGCCGGCCACATCGAGATCATCGGCGAGATGGCCGCGCGCGGCGTGCGCGTGCAGCTCGGCCATTCGCTCGCGACCTACGACGACGCGGTGGCCGCGCTCAAGCACGGCGCATGCGGTTTCACGCACCTGTTCAACGCGATGTCGCCGCTGCATCACCGCAACCCGGGCCTGGTGGGCGCGGCGCTTGCTCACGCCGAATACGCGGAAATCATCCCCGACCTGCTGCACGTCCACCCGGGCGCGATTCGTGCGGCGCTGCGCGCGATCCCGCGCCTGTACGTCGTGACCGACAGCACGTCCGCAACGGGCATGCCCGACGGCGAATACCGGCTCGGCAGCCAGCACGTGACGAAGTGCCTTGGCGGCGTGCGTCTCGCCGACGGCACGCTCGCCGGCAGCACGCTGACGATGGACCAGGCGCTGCGCAACCTCGTGTCGCTCGGCCTGCCGATCGCCGACGTGTCGAACCGGATGTCGCGCTACGCGGCCGACTACCTCGGCGTCACCGATCGCGGCCGCCTCGAGCGCGGCGCATGGGCCGACCTCGCGGTGTTCGATCGCGACCTGAACCTCACCGCGACCTATGTCGAAGGAGAATCGATTGTCGAATATGCTTAA
- a CDS encoding SIS domain-containing protein — protein MLKEARESAQVVAAQIADTTRVEALAGQLLDHPPAVALTVARGSSDHAASYFASLTMSRLGVPVASLPMSVATLQQAPLKVQDQLAIAFSQSGKSPDLVNTMAALREAGARTVAAVNVLPSPLADACEHQLPLLAGPELSVAATKSYIAMLSLSAQIVAYWQRDAALMTALRGLPDVLAQAGQLDWSQAVAALAGVERMIVIGRGLGLAIAQEAALKLKETSGIQAEAFSSAEVRHGPMELIDRDYPLLVFAPPGPEQAGLLQLAADMRARGAAVLLAAPAGTPGATLPLARSAHSALDPIAAILSFYVMAADLAVARGRNPDTPRHLNKVTETH, from the coding sequence ATGCTTAAGGAAGCGCGCGAGTCCGCCCAGGTCGTCGCCGCGCAGATCGCCGACACCACGCGCGTCGAAGCGCTCGCCGGCCAGTTGCTCGATCACCCGCCGGCCGTCGCGCTGACGGTCGCGCGCGGCAGCTCGGATCACGCCGCGAGCTATTTCGCGAGCCTGACGATGAGCCGCCTCGGCGTGCCGGTCGCATCGCTGCCGATGTCGGTCGCGACGCTGCAGCAGGCGCCGCTGAAGGTGCAGGACCAGCTCGCGATCGCCTTCTCCCAGTCGGGCAAGAGCCCCGATCTCGTCAATACGATGGCCGCGCTGCGCGAAGCCGGCGCGCGCACCGTCGCCGCCGTGAACGTGCTGCCGTCGCCGCTCGCCGACGCATGCGAGCATCAGTTGCCGCTGCTCGCCGGCCCCGAACTGTCGGTGGCCGCGACCAAGAGCTATATCGCGATGCTGTCGCTGTCCGCGCAGATCGTTGCGTACTGGCAGCGCGACGCCGCGCTGATGACCGCGCTGCGCGGCCTGCCCGACGTGCTCGCGCAGGCCGGCCAGCTCGACTGGTCGCAGGCCGTTGCCGCGCTGGCGGGCGTCGAACGGATGATCGTGATCGGCCGCGGCCTGGGCCTCGCGATCGCGCAGGAAGCCGCGCTGAAGCTGAAGGAAACGTCCGGCATCCAGGCCGAGGCGTTCTCGAGCGCCGAAGTCCGTCACGGCCCGATGGAGCTGATCGACCGCGACTATCCGCTGCTCGTGTTCGCGCCGCCGGGGCCCGAGCAGGCCGGCCTGCTGCAGCTCGCCGCAGACATGCGCGCCCGCGGCGCCGCCGTGCTGCTCGCGGCACCCGCCGGCACGCCCGGCGCGACGCTGCCGCTTGCGCGGTCCGCCCATTCGGCGCTCGACCCGATCGCCGCCATTCTTTCGTTCTACGTGATGGCGGCGGATCTCGCCGTCGCGCGCGGCCGCAATCCCGACACGCCGCGCCACCTGAACAAAGTCACCGAAACGCACTGA
- a CDS encoding ABC transporter ATP-binding protein, whose product MLSAQDLKLTFNPGTPIETRALRGLSLEIPDGQFVAVIGSNGAGKSTFLNAVSGDQAVDAGRISIDGTDVTRKAAWDRAHLVARVFQDPMAGTCEALTIEENMALAMARGARRGFRAALDRPSRELFRDKLRLLNLGLENRLTDRIGLLSGGQRQAVSLLMASLRPSRILLLDEHTAALDPKTAAFVLELTARIVAESKLTTMMVTHSMRQALDYGDRTVMLHQGQVVLDVSGDARKGLDVPDLLQMFEKVRHEQLDDDALLLG is encoded by the coding sequence ATGCTGTCCGCACAAGACCTGAAACTCACGTTCAATCCCGGCACGCCGATCGAGACGCGCGCGCTGCGCGGGCTGTCGCTCGAGATCCCCGACGGCCAGTTCGTCGCGGTGATCGGCTCGAATGGCGCCGGCAAGTCGACCTTCCTCAATGCGGTCAGCGGCGACCAGGCCGTCGATGCGGGACGCATTTCGATCGACGGCACCGATGTGACGCGCAAGGCCGCGTGGGATCGCGCGCACCTCGTCGCGCGCGTGTTCCAGGATCCGATGGCCGGCACCTGCGAGGCGCTGACGATCGAGGAGAACATGGCGCTCGCGATGGCGCGCGGTGCGCGGCGCGGCTTCCGGGCCGCGCTCGACCGGCCGTCGCGCGAGCTGTTCCGCGACAAGCTGCGGCTCCTGAACCTCGGCCTCGAGAACCGGCTGACCGACCGGATCGGGCTGCTGTCGGGCGGCCAGCGGCAGGCGGTGAGCCTGTTGATGGCGTCGCTGCGGCCGTCGCGGATCCTGCTGCTCGACGAGCACACGGCCGCGCTCGACCCGAAGACGGCCGCATTCGTGCTGGAGCTGACCGCGCGCATCGTCGCCGAGAGCAAGCTGACGACGATGATGGTCACGCACAGCATGCGGCAGGCGCTCGACTACGGCGACCGCACGGTGATGCTGCATCAGGGGCAGGTCGTGCTCGACGTGTCGGGCGACGCGCGCAAGGGGCTCGACGTGCCGGACCTGCTGCAGATGTTCGAGAAGGTGCGCCACGAGCAGCTCGACGACGACGCGTTGCTGCTCGGCTGA
- a CDS encoding error-prone DNA polymerase: protein MVAEFSWLPDYAELFCRSNFSFLHGASHAEELVERAFELGYRGIAITDECSLAGAPRMHVAAKAKGLPLVIGSYFDVTPDEVAPGHDPGPGAFGLVLLAQNREGYGNLSELISWRRMAAPKGTYQLTSRMLSAPPAEFAHLRGIPDCFAILVPTYPVRADVLDAQVAWFRTTFGERARLGLVQLQRALDGAQREEIRAAGERRGVRIVALGDVTMHRRSCKELQDVMTAIRVGMPVSECGYALAPNAEQHLRGRNRIGNLYSPAEIEETCTILDTCDFKLDTLRYEYPDEIVPKGLTPTSYLEQETMAGAATRYPQGVPEKVSKQIRYELDLIAQLSYEPFFLTVYDIVKYARSQNILCQGRGSAANSVVCFCLGITEVNPEQSTMLFERFISAERGEPPDIDVDFEHQRREEVIQHIYEKYGHNRAALAAAVSTYRPRGVLRETGKALGVDPMLVDRVAKAHRWFDGSRDLLQQFSTIGLDPETPLILAWARLAARLLNFPRHLSQHSGGFVISRGKLTRLVPVENAAMDGRRVIQWDKDDLEALGLMKVDVLALGMLSALHRAFDMRTAWRGPPEPDGEPFTLKHIPQDDKATYDMICRADTVGVFQIESRAQMSMLPRLRPQTYYDLVIEVAIVRPGPIQGGAVHPYLKRRQGIEKVSYPKEELKPALERTYGVPIFQEQVMQIAMIAAGFTPGEADQLRRAMAAWKRKGNLEQYHRKIVDGMRERDYPPDFAEQIFEQIKGFGDYGFPESHAASFAKLAYASSWLKCHEPAIFLAALLNSQPMGFYPPSQLVQDAKRHGVQVLPIDVTQSNWDASLEALPDQPPPHGQPAVRLGLSLVRGLGEAAARRIEAARTAAGPFDTVDTLARRAQLERRDLEALAAANALATLAGHRRDALWQAVAAAPERDLLATAPIDEAEKPALGAPSEADDILADYHTTGLTLDRHPVALLRPELRARRLSSAAELHDRPDGRLARACGLVTARQMPGTAKGVMFMTLEDETGCVNLIVRPELLARQRRETLDSRLLAASGVWQVASDVRHLVVQHFEDLTPLLGGLRTSSREFH from the coding sequence ATGGTTGCGGAATTCAGCTGGCTGCCCGATTACGCGGAGTTGTTCTGCCGTTCGAACTTTTCGTTCCTGCATGGCGCGTCGCATGCGGAGGAACTGGTCGAGCGTGCGTTCGAGCTCGGCTATCGCGGGATCGCGATCACCGACGAATGCTCGCTTGCGGGCGCACCGCGCATGCACGTCGCGGCGAAGGCGAAAGGGCTGCCGCTCGTCATCGGTTCGTATTTCGACGTCACGCCGGATGAAGTCGCGCCCGGCCACGATCCGGGCCCCGGGGCGTTCGGGCTCGTGTTGCTTGCGCAGAACCGCGAGGGCTACGGCAACCTGTCTGAGCTGATCTCGTGGCGGCGGATGGCAGCGCCGAAGGGCACTTACCAGCTGACGTCGCGGATGCTGTCGGCGCCGCCTGCCGAGTTTGCGCACTTGCGCGGCATCCCTGACTGCTTCGCGATTCTCGTGCCCACGTATCCGGTGCGTGCCGACGTACTCGATGCGCAGGTCGCGTGGTTCCGCACGACGTTCGGCGAACGTGCACGGCTCGGGCTCGTGCAATTGCAGCGCGCGCTGGACGGTGCGCAGCGCGAGGAGATTCGTGCTGCGGGCGAACGGCGTGGCGTGCGCATCGTCGCACTCGGCGACGTGACGATGCACCGACGCTCGTGCAAGGAGCTGCAGGACGTGATGACGGCGATTCGCGTCGGCATGCCGGTTTCCGAGTGCGGGTATGCGCTTGCGCCGAATGCGGAACAGCATTTGCGTGGGCGGAACCGGATCGGGAATCTGTATTCGCCGGCGGAGATCGAGGAGACCTGCACGATTCTCGATACGTGCGATTTCAAACTGGACACGCTGCGCTACGAGTATCCCGACGAGATCGTGCCGAAGGGGCTCACGCCGACGAGCTATCTGGAACAGGAAACCATGGCCGGGGCGGCCACGCGCTATCCGCAAGGTGTGCCGGAGAAGGTGTCGAAGCAGATCCGGTATGAACTCGACCTGATCGCACAACTGAGCTACGAACCGTTCTTCCTGACCGTCTACGACATCGTCAAATACGCGCGCAGCCAGAACATCCTGTGCCAGGGTCGCGGCTCGGCGGCGAACTCGGTCGTCTGCTTCTGCCTCGGCATCACCGAGGTGAATCCCGAGCAGAGCACGATGCTGTTCGAGCGCTTCATCAGCGCGGAACGTGGTGAGCCGCCTGATATCGATGTCGACTTCGAGCATCAGCGCCGGGAAGAGGTGATCCAGCATATCTACGAAAAATACGGACACAACCGCGCAGCACTCGCCGCCGCCGTATCGACTTATCGCCCGCGTGGCGTGTTGCGCGAAACCGGCAAGGCGCTCGGCGTCGATCCGATGCTGGTCGATCGCGTCGCGAAAGCGCACCGCTGGTTCGACGGCAGCCGCGACCTGCTGCAGCAATTCTCGACGATCGGACTCGATCCCGAGACGCCGCTCATCCTGGCGTGGGCCCGGCTCGCCGCGCGGCTGCTGAATTTTCCGCGCCACCTGTCGCAGCACTCGGGCGGTTTCGTGATCAGCCGCGGCAAGCTCACGCGGCTCGTGCCGGTCGAGAACGCGGCGATGGACGGGCGGCGCGTGATCCAGTGGGACAAGGACGATCTCGAAGCGCTCGGGCTGATGAAGGTCGACGTGCTCGCGCTCGGCATGCTGTCGGCGCTGCATCGCGCATTCGACATGCGTACCGCGTGGCGCGGGCCGCCGGAGCCGGATGGCGAGCCGTTCACGCTGAAGCACATTCCGCAGGATGACAAGGCGACCTACGACATGATCTGTCGTGCCGACACGGTCGGCGTGTTTCAGATCGAATCACGCGCGCAGATGTCGATGCTGCCGCGCCTGCGCCCGCAGACCTACTACGACCTGGTGATCGAGGTGGCGATCGTGCGGCCGGGGCCGATCCAGGGCGGGGCGGTACACCCCTATCTGAAGCGGCGCCAGGGAATCGAAAAGGTCAGTTATCCGAAGGAGGAATTGAAGCCCGCGCTCGAACGTACATACGGCGTGCCGATCTTCCAGGAGCAGGTGATGCAGATCGCGATGATCGCGGCAGGTTTCACCCCGGGCGAAGCCGACCAGCTGCGCCGTGCGATGGCCGCGTGGAAGCGCAAGGGCAATCTCGAGCAATATCACCGCAAGATCGTCGACGGGATGCGCGAGCGCGATTACCCGCCCGACTTCGCCGAACAGATCTTCGAACAGATCAAGGGCTTCGGCGATTACGGTTTCCCTGAAAGCCACGCAGCAAGCTTCGCGAAACTCGCGTACGCCAGCAGCTGGCTCAAATGCCATGAACCGGCAATTTTCCTCGCCGCGCTGCTGAACAGCCAGCCGATGGGTTTCTACCCGCCGTCGCAACTCGTGCAGGACGCGAAGCGTCACGGCGTGCAGGTGCTGCCGATCGACGTGACGCAAAGCAACTGGGACGCCTCGCTCGAAGCACTGCCCGACCAGCCGCCTCCGCACGGCCAGCCGGCCGTGCGGCTCGGCCTGTCGCTCGTGCGCGGGCTCGGCGAAGCCGCCGCACGCCGCATCGAAGCCGCACGCACGGCGGCCGGCCCGTTCGACACCGTCGACACCCTCGCACGCCGCGCGCAGCTCGAACGCCGCGATCTCGAAGCGCTCGCCGCCGCGAACGCGCTTGCAACGCTCGCCGGCCATCGTCGCGATGCGCTGTGGCAAGCGGTTGCAGCCGCCCCCGAACGCGACCTGCTCGCGACCGCGCCGATCGACGAAGCAGAGAAGCCCGCGCTCGGCGCGCCGTCGGAAGCCGACGACATCCTCGCCGACTATCACACCACCGGCCTCACGCTGGACCGCCATCCCGTCGCGCTGCTGCGGCCCGAGCTGCGCGCGCGGCGGCTGTCGTCCGCGGCCGAATTGCACGACCGCCCCGACGGCCGGCTCGCACGCGCGTGCGGGCTCGTGACCGCGCGGCAGATGCCGGGCACTGCGAAAGGCGTGATGTTCATGACGCTCGAGGACGAAACGGGCTGCGTGAACCTGATCGTCCGGCCCGAACTGCTCGCGCGGCAGCGCCGCGAAACCCTCGATTCGCGGCTGCTTGCCGCGTCCGGCGTGTGGCAGGTCGCGAGCGACGTGAGGCATCTCGTCGTGCAGCACTTCGAGGATCTGACGCCGCTGCTCGGCGGCCTGCGCACCTCGAGTCGCGAATTCCACTGA
- the imuA gene encoding translesion DNA synthesis-associated protein ImuA: MLASSISPESLHPSLWRGSQLARGGSRTIETGFAPLSAELPGGGWPVGGLVELLAAQPGCGEMRLLAPALARTVSARRPLALVAPPQSPHATALASLGVPADALLWLRAGSHTDALWAAEQALKTGCCGALLLWQDARPDALRRLHLAAARTGDTLFVMLRPLSAERQPSPAVLRIALYPVPGGVSLDIVKRRGPARSEPLVLDLPSPIVESRYARLARHPSAAPAARRVRRASV, translated from the coding sequence ATGCTCGCATCCTCCATTTCTCCCGAATCCCTTCATCCGTCGCTGTGGCGCGGCTCGCAGCTCGCGCGCGGCGGTTCGCGCACGATCGAGACCGGCTTCGCGCCGCTATCCGCCGAGCTGCCGGGCGGCGGCTGGCCGGTCGGCGGGCTCGTCGAACTGCTGGCCGCGCAGCCGGGCTGCGGCGAGATGCGGCTGCTCGCGCCCGCGCTCGCACGCACCGTCAGCGCGCGGCGGCCACTCGCGCTCGTCGCGCCGCCGCAGTCGCCGCACGCGACCGCGCTCGCCAGTCTCGGCGTGCCGGCCGACGCGCTGCTGTGGCTGCGTGCCGGCAGCCACACGGATGCGTTGTGGGCTGCCGAGCAGGCGCTCAAGACCGGCTGTTGCGGCGCGCTGCTGCTGTGGCAGGACGCGCGGCCCGATGCACTGCGGCGCCTGCATCTCGCGGCCGCGCGCACGGGCGACACGCTGTTCGTGATGCTGCGCCCGCTGTCGGCCGAGCGGCAGCCGTCGCCGGCCGTGTTGCGCATCGCGCTGTACCCGGTGCCGGGCGGCGTGTCGCTCGATATCGTCAAGCGTCGCGGCCCCGCCCGCAGCGAGCCGCTCGTGCTCGACCTGCCGTCGCCCATCGTGGAGAGCCGCTATGCGCGTCTTGCTCGGCATCCATCTGCCGCGCCTGCCGCTCGACGTGTGCGTCGCGCTTCCGTCTGA
- a CDS encoding ABC transporter permease, with product MSLFSLLGALEIGLIFSLVALGVLISFRILNFPDLTVDGSFPLGGAVAATLISAGYDPFSSTCIAIVAGAVAGFITGWLNVRLKIMDLLASILMMIALYSVNLRIMGRPNVPLITEPTIFTVLQPDWMPDYVLRPALLAIVVVVAKLGLDWFFSSQLGLAMRATGANPRMARAQGIATGRATLAGMALSNALVALAGALFAQTQGGADISMGIGTIVIGLAAVIIGETLLPARRLVLTTLAVVLGAIVYRFFIALALNSEFIGLKAQDLNLVTAALVTIALVLPATRKKLFARKNGGA from the coding sequence ATGTCTCTGTTCTCGTTACTGGGCGCCCTGGAGATCGGCCTGATCTTCAGTCTCGTCGCCCTCGGGGTGCTGATCTCGTTTCGCATCCTCAATTTCCCCGACCTCACCGTCGACGGCAGCTTTCCGCTCGGCGGCGCCGTCGCCGCGACGCTGATCTCGGCCGGCTACGACCCGTTCAGTTCGACCTGCATCGCGATCGTCGCGGGCGCGGTGGCCGGCTTCATCACCGGCTGGCTCAACGTGCGCCTGAAGATCATGGATCTGCTCGCCAGTATCCTGATGATGATCGCGCTCTATTCGGTGAACCTGCGGATCATGGGCCGGCCGAACGTGCCGCTCATCACCGAGCCGACCATCTTCACCGTGCTGCAGCCCGACTGGATGCCCGACTACGTGCTGCGCCCGGCGCTGCTCGCGATCGTCGTCGTGGTCGCGAAGCTCGGCCTCGACTGGTTCTTCTCGTCGCAACTCGGCCTCGCGATGCGCGCGACCGGCGCGAACCCGCGGATGGCGCGCGCGCAAGGCATCGCGACCGGCCGCGCGACGCTCGCCGGGATGGCGCTGTCGAACGCGCTCGTCGCGCTCGCGGGCGCGCTGTTCGCGCAGACGCAGGGCGGCGCGGATATCTCGATGGGGATCGGCACGATCGTGATCGGGCTGGCCGCGGTGATCATCGGCGAGACGCTGCTGCCGGCGCGCCGGCTCGTGCTGACGACGCTTGCCGTCGTGCTCGGTGCGATCGTCTATCGCTTCTTCATCGCGCTTGCGCTCAACAGCGAATTCATCGGGCTGAAGGCGCAGGATCTGAACCTCGTGACGGCCGCGCTCGTCACGATCGCGCTGGTGCTGCCGGCGACGCGCAAGAAACTGTTCGCGCGCAAGAACGGAGGGGCCTGA
- a CDS encoding Y-family DNA polymerase — protein sequence MRVLLGIHLPRLPLDVCVALPSDGEAGEAGGAGCAVLEQGVVLIADTAARRQGVRAGMKRGGVLTLAPHTQLVERDPAREADALRAVTLALLRFSPCVALDDEATLLVDVGPSLRLFGGLPSLCRQVRATLAALGYAARLSAAPTGGGAWLLARVSARARIRRRVASPASLVRALDRLPCVLLPDARPYAGWFDGLGCRTLADLRGLPRAGLQRRCGPALLAALDRAYGDEVEPLAWMAVPPVFDVRLELQERVEYAEAVLFVARRLVVQLCGWLVARHLSLAAMTFDLEHERGRQAVPPTPLELAFASPVRDEAHFMRLLGERLARVELPAAVIAVRLKATRVESVAPPADDLFPEPGGTRETRARLFELLVARLGADNVLRAAPVADHRPEAANRWLPLDAQAGKPAAGPPAVPPRPAWLLAEPLPLLMRGERPVFHTPLRMMSSVERIEAGWFDGQLAARDYCVAQDEAGACYWVFKERAGSEAEPRWFLHGLFG from the coding sequence ATGCGCGTCTTGCTCGGCATCCATCTGCCGCGCCTGCCGCTCGACGTGTGCGTCGCGCTTCCGTCTGACGGCGAGGCGGGCGAGGCCGGTGGCGCAGGCTGTGCGGTGCTCGAGCAGGGTGTCGTGCTGATCGCCGACACGGCCGCGCGCCGGCAGGGCGTGCGCGCGGGCATGAAGCGCGGCGGCGTGCTCACGCTCGCACCGCACACGCAACTCGTCGAACGCGATCCCGCGCGCGAGGCCGATGCGCTGCGCGCGGTCACGCTCGCGTTGCTGCGCTTCTCGCCGTGCGTCGCGCTCGACGACGAAGCCACGCTGCTCGTCGACGTCGGCCCGAGCCTGCGCTTGTTCGGCGGGTTGCCGTCGCTGTGCCGCCAGGTACGTGCGACGCTCGCGGCGCTCGGCTATGCGGCGCGTCTGTCCGCCGCGCCGACCGGGGGCGGCGCGTGGCTGCTCGCGCGCGTGTCGGCTCGTGCGCGCATCCGGCGCCGCGTCGCGAGCCCGGCCTCGCTTGTCCGCGCGCTCGACAGGCTGCCGTGCGTGCTGCTGCCCGATGCGCGTCCGTATGCGGGCTGGTTCGACGGCCTCGGTTGCCGCACGCTCGCCGATCTGCGCGGCCTGCCGCGCGCGGGGCTGCAGCGCCGCTGCGGTCCCGCGTTGCTGGCCGCGCTCGATCGCGCGTATGGCGATGAGGTCGAGCCGCTTGCATGGATGGCGGTGCCGCCGGTGTTCGACGTGCGGCTCGAATTGCAGGAGCGTGTCGAATACGCGGAAGCCGTGTTGTTCGTGGCGCGGCGGCTCGTCGTGCAGCTCTGCGGCTGGCTGGTCGCGCGGCACCTGTCGCTGGCCGCGATGACGTTCGATCTCGAACACGAGCGCGGCCGCCAGGCCGTGCCGCCGACGCCGCTCGAGCTCGCGTTCGCGTCGCCCGTGCGTGACGAGGCGCATTTCATGCGGCTGCTCGGCGAGCGGCTCGCGCGCGTCGAGTTGCCGGCCGCGGTGATTGCGGTGCGTCTGAAGGCCACGCGGGTCGAATCGGTCGCGCCGCCGGCCGACGATCTGTTCCCCGAGCCGGGCGGCACGCGCGAGACGCGTGCGCGGCTGTTCGAGCTGCTGGTCGCGCGGCTCGGCGCGGACAACGTGCTACGCGCGGCGCCCGTCGCCGATCACCGGCCCGAGGCGGCGAACCGCTGGCTGCCGCTCGATGCGCAGGCCGGCAAGCCGGCTGCCGGGCCGCCGGCCGTGCCGCCGAGGCCCGCGTGGTTGCTCGCGGAGCCGCTGCCGTTGCTGATGCGCGGGGAGCGGCCGGTATTTCATACGCCGCTCAGGATGATGTCGTCGGTGGAGCGGATCGAGGCCGGGTGGTTCGACGGTCAGCTCGCGGCGCGTGATTACTGCGTCGCGCAGGACGAGGCCGGTGCGTGCTACTGGGTGTTCAAGGAGCGGGCGGGCAGCGAGGCCGAGCCGCGCTGGTTCCTGCACGGTCTGTTCGGGTGA